TGGGCCTTCCTGAACGACATTCAGACGGCACCGCGGGTCGGGAATCTCGTAATTCAGCGTCGCGGGAACTTCGCCATTCTTCAGCGACAGCAGCGTGCCCGCCAGTTCCACGGCACCGGCGCCGGCGTCGAAGTGTCCGATGAAACTCTTCATCGCGGTGACCGGTACTTTCAACACACAATCACCCAAAGATCGGTTGTAGGCTCGGGATTCGACGATGTCGTCAGCCTGAGTACTCTTGCCCTGAGCGTTGATGTGCCCCAACTCGTCTGGACGGATTTGAGCCCGGCGAACTGTGCTTTCAATGGCTCGCACCAGGCCCAGGCCGGCTGATTCGTTCGCGTAGCCTTTTCCATCGCAGCCAGCGCCGATACCCAGCACTTCAGCGTAGATGTCTGCCCCGCGGCGTCGAGCATGTTCGTAACTTTCGACAACAAACGTTGCGGCACCTTCGCCGACGACTGCTCCGTCGCGCTCAAAGTCAAATGGGCGACAAACGCGGGAAGGATCGTCATTACGCTTGGACAAGCCTTCGAACTTGTGAAACTTGGCAATGTCGACGGGATGAATATTGGAACTGCAGGCTCCCACAATCATCGCATCTGCTCGTCCGGCTTCGATCACTCGAACTGCTTCGCCCAGCGCCAACAGGGCGGATGCGTCGCGACATGTGATCGTGTTATTCGGGCCAGCGGCGTTGTGATCGATGGAAATATGGCAGGCCGGCATATTGGGCAATTGACGCAGCAGCCACAAAGGAGCGACTCGCCCCATTCCGCCTTCGCCCCAGCGTGTCATTGAAAAGTGGTTGGATTCATCGGTGCTGGCCTGAACGCCTGCGAGCAATTCAGCCGGATGAGTCGTCATGCGTCCGGCACCGTACACGACGCCAAGCCTGTAGGGGTCGATATCGCCACGCTTGATGGCGGCGTCTTTCATGGCAAGGTTGGCGGACGCAGCGCCGAGTTGCATGTCGCGAGACATCACCTTCACGAACTTTCGGTCGCGCAGCATTGTCGCGGGATCAAAATCGCGCACTTCGGCGGCGAATGGTGACGGAAGATCGTCGCTGGCGATTGACTGTAAGTAGTCAATCCCTGAACGATTTTGCATCAAGCTGTCCCAGAAGCGGTCTTTGCCGATGCCAATTGGAGAAACAACTCCAACACCGGTCACAACCGCGCGAATCCCATCGCACCCAGCCATGGTGACGCCTTGTTTTACGCGACAGAAAGAAGGCTCACTCACATCTTCCTGTCGGACCCATCGTGAGAATGCAGCCGAAAATCCTTTCAGCTCACATCAACGCTGTAACCCCTTCACAGTCGTCGACAATTCTTTTTCACACACTTGAACCTGCCGTGTTTCACACGCTCAAATTGCTCCCCAGCAATTCGATCGCTCACGACCGGTTCCCTGATTTTCGGGCAAAGACCTCGTCCTCAGACGAAATTCCTCTGCACCGACCTTGCATTACACGCATCGGAAGCTCAACTGTCAAGATGCAGCCGTTTTTTCCTGGCACACGAAGGCTGAGCCCATCGAAAAAGTCCGGTTCTGTGGCAAAAATTGCCGAAAGACAGGCATTCCGACACGTTTACCTGATCCGACAGTGAGAATCACACTTCCCACCTGTAGTTGACGCCAATTCCAGCGATCTCATTACAGGAATTTTCAGCAGACGACAATCAGCGGCGAAACCGGTCCATGCTCCGAAACCCCAGACTGCCTGCGAAAATCCTTGTCCCGTTCTGCCGATCCATGGGCAGAATGCTGGAAGCGGGGGTCGACGTCCGAAAAGCCCTGAAGACATCATCGTCGCACACTGCGGATCCTCGGCTGGCAGTCATCCTTAACGATGTCAGCAAATGCGTCAAACAAGGCGACGACCTCACGACGGCTTTCTCGCGACACGAGGACCGGCTTCCCACTCTGTTTTTGAATTTGCTAAACGTCGGGGAACAGACAGGATCGCTGCCGGAAATTTTTTCGTCACTCGCTGATTATTACGAAGCCAACGTCAAACGGATGGTGGAATTTCGTTCGCAGATCGCGTGGCCGGTGATTCAACTATTCGCCGCCATTTTTATCATTGGCGGGCTCATTTACCTGCTGGGCATTCTCGGGCAGGCGAACGCGGGCGGTGAGGCCGAGGACATTCTGGGGCTGGGCCTGGTCGGCACGTCCGGATCCATCGCTTGGTTCATGCTGACATTAGGCCCCATCACGGCAACATGGATTGGCTATAAAGTGATGACCAGAAACCTCGCGGGACAAAAGGCACTCGACCCGTTTCTGATGGCGATCCCGGCCATCGGCCACTGCATGACGTCATTCGCCATCGCTCGATTTTCATGGTGCTTCGCCCTGACTCAACAAGCCGGCATGTCGATCAAACCCTCTTTGGAAGCCAGCATGAATGCCACCAGCAACGGAGCCTTCATGATCGCCACGCCGGGGATATGGCAAATGTTAAGCGAAGGGGACACGCTGGCCGATTCGTTGAAGGCATCGCGGCTGTTTCCTACTGAGTACATTCATGTTGTTGAAACAGCCGAACACACTGGCACCGTCCCCGAAGCGCTGGACCGGATGAGTCACCGGTTTGACGAGGACGCTCACCGAGCCATGACACGGTTGACCGTGATTCTGGCCCGAGTGATCTGGGGGTTGGTGGCGTGCTTTATCGGCTTCATTGTGATTAGCTTTTTCATGCGATATGTAGCCCTGATCAACTCGTTTAGTTGATCAAGCGTCTATGTTCGCAGCCCGATGTTTTGAACGGCCATTTTCTTCCTGAAGGCGAGTTCCATTCGTATTACTTACGTTATCCCGACGCTGGATCAGTCCGGAGCCGAACGGCAACTGACTCTGCTGGCCACGCGCCTTCGCCAGAAGGGTTTCGCCGTTGATGTAATCGCTCTGAACCGAGGTGGCTACTTCGAAGACGAACTTCAGGCGGCGGATGTGCCAGTCCACATTCTGGAAAAGCGATTTCGGTTCGACCCGCTCACGTTCGTTCGGTTGAGGAGACTGCTGCACCAAAACCAGCCGGACGTTGTGCAGTCGTTTTTATTTTCAGCGAATTCGTATGTTCGCTTCCCGGGCGTCTGCCCGTCCGGTTCGAAGATTGTCGTTGCGGAACGGTGCGTCGATTCATGGAAGAGCGGCTGGCAGTTGCGAATCGATCGCTGGCTGAGCAACCGCATGGATGTGATGACCGCGAATTCCGAAAGCGTGGCCGAATTTTACCGATCCGTGGTTGGAGTCGACGAACAAAAAATCTCCGTCATATCGAACGGCGTTCTGCCGCCGTCCACCACCGCAACTGAAACAGCCAACGCACCGGACCTGCGAACGGAACTCGGCTTGCCGCCAGATACTCCTGTCCTCGGATTCGCGGGTCGGCTGGCTCCGCAAAAGTGCCTGAACGACTTGGTTTGGGCATTTCACCTGTTGCATCAGGCCGTCGAAGGTTCCGCATTGGTGCTGGTCGGCGATGGGCCGCAACGAGATCAGCTTGCCGAATTTGCAGAATCGGTTGGCTGCCGCAGTCGCGTCTTTTTTACAGGCCATCGCAGCGACGCGGCTCAGTTAATTCCGCAGTTCAACGCGTTCTGCCTGCCCAGTTCATTCGAAGGTATGTCCAACAGCCTGGCGGAAGCGATGGCGGCCGGCGTGCCTGTTATCGCGAGCGATATTCCAGCCAATGCAGACCTCATCACAAACGAAGAAACAGGCCTGCTGGTGCCGTGCGGCGAAAGCGTTGCCATCTGCAAGGCGGCTCAAAGAATATTGACCGACAATAACCTGGCGAAGTCGTTGGGAGAAAAGGCGCAGCAAGTAATTCAAAGCAAGTACAGCGTCGAGCAAATGGTGACGTCGCACATTGAGCTTTATGAGCGGATGGCGGGCGCTGACCGGTGAAGTTCGCTGCCAAACACATGAGGCATCGTCACCCGTCGCAATGCGACATCGCACACCAACAGAATCAGAGCCGCCGTCAGTAGCCAGGGCCACAGCGGCACCGCACGAGACGCTGATTCGCCCGGACTTGCGACGAAGACGTCTTCCGGTTGGGGCTGAAACTTGCCGCCAGTCGCCGTCGCAATCGACTGCAACTTTGTGTTGTTTGTCGGACGCAAACGGTATTCATCACCATAGCCGACGACAATTCCGCGCGACCGTTGCCCCAGTTGCTGGCCGTTGGCCGACTGAGTGACCTGAAGGTGCCACGCGCCTGGCGTGGGCGTTTCGATCTCTGCTTCATATCTGCCCGGAGCGGTTTGCATCACTTCGACTGACGTCGACTTCAGATCAGGCCCAACCAGCGTCAGCTCAGTTTTCGCGTCATTCAAAAACCGGCCGTCCACATTGATCGCATCGATCGTCACCCAGTGGCGGCGTCCGTTGCGCTGAACGTTAAGCTCAAACCCCTGATCGTCACTCTTGCGCATCGCGTGGCGGATCACCTGAGCCCAGAACTTATTGAAGCCCGGCCAGGACAACCATTCTGCGGCCCAGCGACTTTTTGCATCCGACGTCCACGCCGCTGAAACTCCCAACCCATAGCGCCACCACGCCAGCAATGGGTCGCCTGATTCTGTGGTGAGAATCACTTCGCTGGTCGCCTTGGGTCGAGTCACCACGTGGCCCAGCAAAAACGGAGCATCGTCCATGCTGATACCGTCCAACACGGAGGTCGCTCGCACCATGATCGGCAGGAACGGTTCTTCCTTGATGGCCGACTTGCTGGCCGTGATGGTTTCTTTAGCGAAGATCTGAGGAATCGCGCTGGCATCGCTGGAAAAGTAATAGCGCCCGCCACCCGCATCGGCGATCTTCCGTAGCATGGCCTGGTCGGCATCGCCAATCCCCACGGTCGACACGGTGATCCGCGCGGCAGTCATTTCCTGAGTGATGCCATCGAAGTCGCCCGGCGTGGAATAGCCATCCGTCAAGATAATCACGTGCTTCAACCGAGCGGTCGTGGACTGCAGCGCTTGGAACGCTTCCTCCATCGCCGGGTACAGTGCCGTCCCGCCGCCCGCTTCGATGCCCGCGATACGATCGAGGACCACACCTTTTTGAGAGCCCGGCAGCATCTTGCTGACCCAAAACGGCGCCCCATCGAAGGCGATCACGCCAATCTGATCTTTGTCGCTGAGCAGGTCTACCGCGCTGCGAGCCGCCTCTTTGGCGAGTTCGATTTTCTGACCG
This DNA window, taken from Fuerstiella marisgermanici, encodes the following:
- a CDS encoding beta-ketoacyl-[acyl-carrier-protein] synthase family protein, which encodes MAGCDGIRAVVTGVGVVSPIGIGKDRFWDSLMQNRSGIDYLQSIASDDLPSPFAAEVRDFDPATMLRDRKFVKVMSRDMQLGAASANLAMKDAAIKRGDIDPYRLGVVYGAGRMTTHPAELLAGVQASTDESNHFSMTRWGEGGMGRVAPLWLLRQLPNMPACHISIDHNAAGPNNTITCRDASALLALGEAVRVIEAGRADAMIVGACSSNIHPVDIAKFHKFEGLSKRNDDPSRVCRPFDFERDGAVVGEGAATFVVESYEHARRRGADIYAEVLGIGAGCDGKGYANESAGLGLVRAIESTVRRAQIRPDELGHINAQGKSTQADDIVESRAYNRSLGDCVLKVPVTAMKSFIGHFDAGAGAVELAGTLLSLKNGEVPATLNYEIPDPRCRLNVVQEGPQKLKSRTALSVNRTAMGQSAAAVLRAV
- a CDS encoding type II secretion system F family protein, translated to MLRNPRLPAKILVPFCRSMGRMLEAGVDVRKALKTSSSHTADPRLAVILNDVSKCVKQGDDLTTAFSRHEDRLPTLFLNLLNVGEQTGSLPEIFSSLADYYEANVKRMVEFRSQIAWPVIQLFAAIFIIGGLIYLLGILGQANAGGEAEDILGLGLVGTSGSIAWFMLTLGPITATWIGYKVMTRNLAGQKALDPFLMAIPAIGHCMTSFAIARFSWCFALTQQAGMSIKPSLEASMNATSNGAFMIATPGIWQMLSEGDTLADSLKASRLFPTEYIHVVETAEHTGTVPEALDRMSHRFDEDAHRAMTRLTVILARVIWGLVACFIGFIVISFFMRYVALINSFS
- a CDS encoding glycosyltransferase — encoded protein: MDQSGAERQLTLLATRLRQKGFAVDVIALNRGGYFEDELQAADVPVHILEKRFRFDPLTFVRLRRLLHQNQPDVVQSFLFSANSYVRFPGVCPSGSKIVVAERCVDSWKSGWQLRIDRWLSNRMDVMTANSESVAEFYRSVVGVDEQKISVISNGVLPPSTTATETANAPDLRTELGLPPDTPVLGFAGRLAPQKCLNDLVWAFHLLHQAVEGSALVLVGDGPQRDQLAEFAESVGCRSRVFFTGHRSDAAQLIPQFNAFCLPSSFEGMSNSLAEAMAAGVPVIASDIPANADLITNEETGLLVPCGESVAICKAAQRILTDNNLAKSLGEKAQQVIQSKYSVEQMVTSHIELYERMAGADR
- a CDS encoding VWA domain-containing protein, coding for MPVEWPQLELIRPQWLWLLPLLAALYLVYRRSLVDLPKRQLLASLLVRGLLFCLLALALAGLNLMIKTDSVFTVFVVDQSLSVDERGQAAAAQFVQRATESGGAEQFAILPFAAEPGDFAESTDALAAPQPEKQWRKATSLEDAIAVASAGIPPEFVPHIVLLCDGNETDGDVLSLLDGTGARISTVPLPVRDDPELQVTAVNVPGQVAEGEPFSVEVVVDANHDDVAVIEVFAGDFRVISETKQIATGENRFQFTQQVTQPTEFSARIRPPADTSDSDRPFRDSFLDNNIAAGLVFTTGQPKVLMIEGDPELAKPMQWAMKEEGIQLDVRPAVGMPDSLTELQEFEVLILSNVPATDLTAGQMDIIRSYVSELGGGFIMLGGDESFGLGGYYKTVVEEVLPVRGDFEKEKEKPGLGMVLIIDKSGSMGGQKIELAKEAARSAVDLLSDKDQIGVIAFDGAPFWVSKMLPGSQKGVVLDRIAGIEAGGGTALYPAMEEAFQALQSTTARLKHVIILTDGYSTPGDFDGITQEMTAARITVSTVGIGDADQAMLRKIADAGGGRYYFSSDASAIPQIFAKETITASKSAIKEEPFLPIMVRATSVLDGISMDDAPFLLGHVVTRPKATSEVILTTESGDPLLAWWRYGLGVSAAWTSDAKSRWAAEWLSWPGFNKFWAQVIRHAMRKSDDQGFELNVQRNGRRHWVTIDAINVDGRFLNDAKTELTLVGPDLKSTSVEVMQTAPGRYEAEIETPTPGAWHLQVTQSANGQQLGQRSRGIVVGYGDEYRLRPTNNTKLQSIATATGGKFQPQPEDVFVASPGESASRAVPLWPWLLTAALILLVCDVALRRVTMPHVFGSELHRSAPAIRS